Proteins encoded within one genomic window of Alphaproteobacteria bacterium HT1-32:
- a CDS encoding NADH:ubiquinone oxidoreductase subunit NDUFA12, producing the protein MAGIGTLLYTKFKGSLKGEDSFGNKYYFEKSPPESRRAKRWVLFKGEVEASKVPAEWHAWLHYTVDEPIEAVRRDWQQPHLPNLTGTSLAYRPSGSDYRGGKRDHATGDYEAWTPN; encoded by the coding sequence ATGGCAGGCATCGGTACATTGCTTTACACGAAGTTCAAGGGCTCGCTGAAAGGCGAGGACTCCTTCGGCAACAAATATTATTTCGAGAAGTCACCGCCTGAGAGCCGGCGCGCCAAGCGCTGGGTGTTGTTCAAGGGAGAGGTCGAAGCCTCCAAGGTGCCGGCTGAATGGCATGCCTGGCTGCATTACACGGTGGATGAGCCAATTGAGGCGGTCCGTCGTGACTGGCAGCAACCGCACCTGCCGAATCTGACGGGCACCTCCCTGGCCTATCGGCCGTCCGGCTCTGATTACCGGGGTGGCAAGCGGGATCACGCGACAGGCGATTATGAAGCCTGGACCCCGAACTGA
- a CDS encoding vitamin B12-dependent ribonucleotide reductase, with amino-acid sequence MRIERCFTKSETSPYDLIDFTFTTSEIRNPDGSVVFKADDVEVPASWSQVASDVLAQKYFRKAGIPAHLKKVPEEDVPEFLWRSEPDKPAMKGMAKEDQFGGETSSKQVFDRLAGTWTYWGWKGGYFDSEDDARAYYDEMRFMLARQMGAPNSPQWFNTGLHWAYGIDGPSQGHHYVDFRTGKLTKSNSAYEHPQPHACFIQSVSDDLVNDGGIMDLWTREARLFKYGSGTGSNFSKIRGASEPLSGGGRSSGLMSFLKIGDRAAGAIKSGGTTRRAAKMVTVDIDHPDIEEYINWKVVEERKVAALVTGSKISRQHLTDIMAACNTDEMAGKDRLDPKKNSVLKKSIISARKSMLPENYIQRVIEFARQGYTAIDFEVYDTDWDSDAYLTVSGQNSNNSVRITNDFFKAVENDSDWNLIRRTDGKTAKTLPAAQLWESIAEAAWQCADPGLQYDTTINEWHTCANSGRINASNPCSEYMFLDDTACNLASLNLLAFRSKDGTFRLDEYRHAIRLWTVTLEIAVLMAQFPSKEIAELSYRYRTLGLGYANIGGLLMAGGLGYDSPEGRALCGALTAVLTGDSYATSAEMAQELGAFPGYAENADVMLRVMRNHRAAAHGLSDDYEGLEITPVPLDIENCPDQNIAAAAADSWDRAVELGEMHGYRNAQASVIAPTGTIGLVMDCDTTGIEPDFALVKFKKLAGGGYFKIINRTVPAALATLGYTDEQTNDIVDYAVGHGTLKDAPGINHEALKKEGFDDAALARVEASLASAFDVRFVFNKYGLGMEFCRDNLGIDEAELEDPAFDMMEALGFSREEVDAANIYCCGAMTLEGAPHIRDEHLHVFDCANPCGRLGKRALSVDSHILMMAAAQPFISGAISKTINMPNSATVEDCKDAYLLSWRLGLKANALYRDGSKLSQPLNAQVLEEDDDVEDIMERPQVERAPLIAERIVEKYITERRRLPHRRKGYTQKAIVGGHKVYLRTGEYEDGGVGEIFIDMHKEGAAFRSLMNNFAIAISIGLQYGVPLEEFVEAYTFTRFEPSGIVEGNDTIKMSTSILDYIFRELAISYLNRNDLAHVEPEDLTPDSLGRGDGQSELDVHTDVVDRIASRGFVRNNLVVLKNAMRLAMDGDGVEGSVSQSVHAQAVVAMAPEVETAMDERLTRMREARMKGYEGDSCGECGNFTLVRNGTCMKCVTCGSTSGCS; translated from the coding sequence ATGCGAATCGAACGTTGTTTCACGAAATCAGAGACCTCACCTTACGACCTCATTGATTTCACCTTCACCACCAGCGAAATCCGCAACCCTGATGGCTCGGTCGTTTTCAAGGCGGACGATGTCGAAGTTCCGGCAAGCTGGTCACAGGTTGCAAGCGACGTTCTCGCGCAGAAATATTTCCGCAAGGCAGGCATCCCCGCTCACCTGAAAAAAGTCCCAGAAGAAGACGTTCCTGAATTCCTCTGGCGCTCCGAACCCGACAAGCCGGCCATGAAAGGCATGGCGAAAGAAGATCAGTTCGGTGGAGAAACCTCATCAAAGCAGGTTTTTGACCGTCTTGCCGGTACCTGGACCTACTGGGGCTGGAAAGGCGGATATTTCGATTCGGAAGATGATGCCCGCGCCTATTACGATGAAATGCGCTTCATGCTGGCCCGTCAGATGGGTGCCCCGAACTCACCGCAATGGTTCAATACCGGCCTGCACTGGGCCTATGGCATTGATGGGCCGAGTCAGGGACATCACTATGTTGATTTCCGCACCGGCAAGCTGACGAAATCAAACTCGGCTTATGAACATCCGCAGCCACATGCCTGCTTCATCCAGTCGGTCAGCGATGATCTGGTAAATGATGGCGGCATCATGGATCTGTGGACCCGTGAAGCGCGCCTGTTCAAATATGGTTCGGGAACGGGATCGAACTTCTCGAAAATTCGCGGTGCCAGCGAACCCCTTTCAGGTGGCGGACGGTCTTCCGGGCTGATGAGCTTCCTGAAAATCGGTGATCGCGCTGCCGGTGCCATCAAGTCCGGCGGCACGACACGCCGGGCGGCCAAAATGGTCACGGTCGACATCGACCACCCGGACATCGAGGAATATATCAACTGGAAGGTTGTCGAAGAGCGCAAGGTTGCTGCTCTGGTGACCGGCTCGAAGATTTCACGCCAGCATCTCACGGATATCATGGCGGCCTGCAATACCGACGAGATGGCAGGCAAGGACCGGCTTGATCCGAAGAAGAATTCCGTCCTCAAGAAATCAATCATTTCTGCGCGCAAATCCATGCTGCCGGAAAATTATATCCAGCGCGTCATCGAATTCGCCCGTCAGGGCTATACGGCCATTGATTTCGAAGTCTATGACACAGACTGGGATTCAGACGCCTATCTGACGGTGTCGGGTCAGAATTCAAACAATTCGGTCCGGATCACGAATGATTTCTTCAAGGCTGTCGAAAATGACAGTGACTGGAATCTGATCCGCCGCACCGACGGCAAGACCGCCAAGACCCTGCCCGCTGCGCAGCTCTGGGAATCCATTGCAGAAGCCGCCTGGCAGTGTGCAGATCCGGGTCTGCAATATGATACGACAATCAACGAGTGGCATACCTGTGCCAATTCCGGCCGGATCAATGCGTCTAATCCCTGCTCGGAATACATGTTCCTTGACGATACGGCCTGTAACCTTGCCTCGCTGAACCTGCTGGCTTTCCGTTCCAAGGACGGCACCTTCAGACTTGATGAATACCGTCACGCCATTCGTCTCTGGACGGTGACGCTGGAAATCGCCGTACTGATGGCGCAGTTCCCGTCAAAAGAGATCGCAGAGCTTTCCTATCGCTACCGGACGCTGGGCCTTGGTTACGCCAATATCGGCGGCCTGCTGATGGCCGGTGGCCTTGGCTATGACAGCCCGGAAGGCCGGGCGCTCTGTGGTGCCCTGACAGCCGTTCTTACCGGTGACTCCTACGCGACCTCGGCCGAAATGGCACAGGAACTGGGGGCCTTCCCCGGTTATGCGGAGAATGCCGATGTCATGCTGCGTGTCATGCGCAATCACCGCGCCGCCGCGCACGGTTTGAGCGATGACTATGAAGGTCTCGAAATCACTCCGGTGCCGCTGGATATCGAAAACTGCCCGGACCAGAACATTGCCGCCGCGGCCGCCGACTCCTGGGACCGCGCTGTCGAACTTGGTGAGATGCACGGCTATCGCAATGCACAGGCCAGCGTCATTGCCCCGACCGGCACGATCGGTCTGGTGATGGATTGCGACACCACCGGTATTGAGCCTGATTTTGCCCTGGTGAAATTCAAGAAGCTGGCCGGTGGCGGTTACTTCAAGATCATCAACCGGACAGTTCCCGCCGCACTGGCCACCCTCGGCTATACCGATGAACAGACAAACGACATTGTCGATTATGCCGTTGGCCACGGTACGCTGAAGGATGCACCGGGCATCAATCATGAAGCCCTGAAGAAGGAAGGCTTTGACGATGCTGCGCTGGCACGGGTTGAAGCATCACTGGCCAGTGCCTTCGATGTCCGGTTTGTTTTCAACAAATACGGTCTCGGCATGGAGTTCTGTCGCGACAATCTCGGTATTGACGAAGCCGAACTGGAAGATCCCGCTTTTGACATGATGGAAGCCCTCGGCTTCTCCCGGGAAGAAGTCGATGCCGCCAATATCTATTGCTGTGGCGCCATGACACTGGAAGGCGCGCCGCATATCAGAGACGAGCATCTGCATGTCTTTGATTGCGCCAATCCCTGTGGCCGTCTTGGCAAACGGGCGTTGTCTGTCGACAGCCACATCCTGATGATGGCGGCAGCACAGCCGTTTATCTCAGGTGCGATCTCGAAGACCATCAACATGCCGAATTCAGCGACGGTTGAAGACTGCAAGGACGCCTATCTGCTGTCCTGGCGTCTCGGCCTGAAAGCCAACGCGCTGTATCGCGACGGCTCGAAACTGTCACAGCCGCTGAATGCTCAGGTGCTGGAAGAAGACGACGATGTCGAAGACATCATGGAGCGCCCGCAGGTTGAGCGCGCGCCCCTGATCGCCGAACGCATTGTCGAGAAGTACATTACAGAGCGCCGCCGCCTCCCCCACCGCCGCAAGGGATATACCCAGAAAGCCATCGTTGGTGGTCACAAGGTCTATCTGCGCACCGGTGAATACGAAGACGGCGGGGTCGGTGAGATATTCATCGACATGCACAAGGAAGGCGCTGCCTTCCGGTCACTGATGAACAACTTTGCCATCGCTATCTCCATCGGCCTGCAATATGGCGTGCCGCTGGAAGAATTTGTCGAGGCTTACACCTTCACTCGGTTCGAGCCGAGCGGTATCGTCGAAGGCAATGACACGATCAAGATGTCGACATCGATCCTCGACTACATTTTCCGTGAGCTGGCGATTTCCTACCTCAACCGCAACGATCTGGCCCATGTAGAGCCGGAAGACCTGACACCCGATTCACTCGGACGTGGCGATGGACAGAGTGAACTTGATGTTCATACCGATGTCGTCGACCGGATCGCATCCCGTGGCTTTGTGCGCAACAATCTTGTTGTCCTGAAAAATGCCATGCGTCTGGCGATGGATGGCGACGGTGTCGAAGGGTCCGTCTCTCAGAGTGTCCATGCACAGGCTGTTGTTGCCATGGCACCCGAAGTCGAGACCGCCATGGATGAACGGCTGACGCGCATGCGTGAAGCCCGGATGAAGGGTTATGAAGGCGACAGCTGTGGCGAATGCGGCAACTTCACCCTGGTGCGCAACGGTACCTGCATGAAATGCGTGACCTGCGGGTCAACGTCCGGCTGTTCGTGA
- a CDS encoding MCE family protein, with product MKRGELQQALIGGLVVLLAGLFFVYAYSGQRSLRSGGAGYDVTATFSRVDGLSKGAEVRLGGIRIGGVESMRLTELKRAEVTMRIQNSVEIPSDSSAVILSDGLVGAKFIELDPGGAEKMLTAGDHLRHTQGSIIIEELMELIIGQIKSRQASLAATEKQGEGN from the coding sequence GTGAAACGCGGTGAACTCCAGCAGGCATTGATCGGGGGACTGGTTGTCCTCCTTGCAGGGCTGTTTTTTGTTTACGCCTATTCAGGACAGAGATCACTTCGCAGCGGTGGCGCCGGATATGATGTTACGGCAACTTTTTCACGCGTCGATGGCCTGTCGAAGGGGGCGGAAGTCCGGCTCGGTGGTATCCGGATCGGCGGCGTTGAATCGATGCGTCTGACGGAGCTGAAACGCGCTGAAGTGACCATGAGAATTCAGAATTCGGTCGAAATTCCGTCAGATTCGTCTGCCGTTATTCTGTCTGACGGTCTGGTGGGTGCGAAATTCATCGAACTGGACCCGGGCGGAGCCGAAAAGATGCTGACAGCAGGAGATCACCTGCGGCACACACAGGGTTCGATCATTATCGAGGAATTGATGGAACTCATCATCGGGCAGATCAAATCCCGGCAGGCCAGTCTGGCGGCAACGGAAAAGCAAGGCGAGGGAAATTAA